A region of Diceros bicornis minor isolate mBicDic1 chromosome 9, mDicBic1.mat.cur, whole genome shotgun sequence DNA encodes the following proteins:
- the CCDC122 gene encoding coiled-coil domain-containing protein 122 isoform X2, with protein MSGNKERKSQGVPEEAVAKQDTSSLTDAVEQVAKQQQSQTSEIEKNKKVLFHLQNELHELEKQIASVSAETKETERQIYQQDAVIENTKLHCGNLETQIKSLHSENVKLKFDIEAAQEDFEEHMIRYNEYHAKIKVHKDSLGEIESKWSFMTELREKRDLVKKLKAMKEELMQDLQNPEGNRMKQVQEDITKLKDKIITIKESIIEKTCFLEEEKKTHEKLRKEIEVVVEIQIFHPVSIDTHGGRQSFLLLLSRSGSSSCPLGLC; from the exons ATGTCAGGcaacaaagaaaggaagagtcaagGGGTTCCTGAAGAAG CTGTGGCTAAACAAGACACATCTTCATTAACCGATGCTGTAGAGCAAGTGGCAAAGCAACAACAGTCACAAacctcagaaatagaaaaaaacaaaaaagttctgTTCCATTTGCAG AATGAACTTCATGAACTTGAAAAACAAATAGCATCTGTCTCTGCAGAAACTAAAGAAACAGAAAGGCAAATTTATCAGCAAGATGCTGTCATAGAGAATACCAAACTTCACTGTGGAAACCTGGAAACTCAAATCAAATCCTTACACTCAGAAAATGTAAAGCTTAAATTTGACATAGAAGCAGCCCAAGAAGACTTTGAGGAACACATGATAAGATATAATGAATATCATGCAAAAATAAAAGTGCATAAAGATAGTTTGGGGGAGATAGAAAGCAAATGGTCATTTATGACTGAACTCCGGGAAAAACGAGATCTTGTTAAAAAACTAAAGGCAATGAAAGAGGAACTTATGCAAGATCTCCAAAACCCAGAAGGAAACCGGATGAAACAAGTACAG gAGGACATTACAAAGCTAAAGGATAAAATCATAACTATAAAAGAGTCTATCATTGAAAAAACCTGTTttcttgaggaagaaaaaaagacacacgAAAAATTAAGGAAAGAAATAGAG GTGGTGGTGGAAATTCAGATTTTCCACCCAGTCTCCATTGACACTCATGGAGGGAGGCAGAGCTTCCTGTTACTGCTATCCAGGAGTGGGAGTTCTAGCTGCCCACTGGGCCTCTGCTGA
- the CCDC122 gene encoding coiled-coil domain-containing protein 122 isoform X1 — MSGNKERKSQGVPEEAVAKQDTSSLTDAVEQVAKQQQSQTSEIEKNKKVLFHLQNELHELEKQIASVSAETKETERQIYQQDAVIENTKLHCGNLETQIKSLHSENVKLKFDIEAAQEDFEEHMIRYNEYHAKIKVHKDSLGEIESKWSFMTELREKRDLVKKLKAMKEELMQDLQNPEGNRMKQVQEDITKLKDKIITIKESIIEKTCFLEEEKKTHEKLRKEIEVQHKRFGAILKRLHCQVNKLQSNRRQWQWNIQQLEKTAAELRKQIGMQD; from the exons ATGTCAGGcaacaaagaaaggaagagtcaagGGGTTCCTGAAGAAG CTGTGGCTAAACAAGACACATCTTCATTAACCGATGCTGTAGAGCAAGTGGCAAAGCAACAACAGTCACAAacctcagaaatagaaaaaaacaaaaaagttctgTTCCATTTGCAG AATGAACTTCATGAACTTGAAAAACAAATAGCATCTGTCTCTGCAGAAACTAAAGAAACAGAAAGGCAAATTTATCAGCAAGATGCTGTCATAGAGAATACCAAACTTCACTGTGGAAACCTGGAAACTCAAATCAAATCCTTACACTCAGAAAATGTAAAGCTTAAATTTGACATAGAAGCAGCCCAAGAAGACTTTGAGGAACACATGATAAGATATAATGAATATCATGCAAAAATAAAAGTGCATAAAGATAGTTTGGGGGAGATAGAAAGCAAATGGTCATTTATGACTGAACTCCGGGAAAAACGAGATCTTGTTAAAAAACTAAAGGCAATGAAAGAGGAACTTATGCAAGATCTCCAAAACCCAGAAGGAAACCGGATGAAACAAGTACAG gAGGACATTACAAAGCTAAAGGATAAAATCATAACTATAAAAGAGTCTATCATTGAAAAAACCTGTTttcttgaggaagaaaaaaagacacacgAAAAATTAAGGAAAGAAATAGAG GTACAACATAAGAGATTTGGTGCAATTCTTAAGCGTTTGCATTGTCAGGTGAACAAGCTTCAGTCAAATAGAAGACAATGGCAGTGGAACATTCAACAACTGGAAAAAACTGCAGCTGAACTAAGAAAACAAATTGGAATGCAAGATTAA